A single window of Rhizobium sp. SL42 DNA harbors:
- a CDS encoding SAM-dependent methyltransferase, producing the protein MFLLSHMLKSFIRKGQLTVIDAEGKRHVFGGGEPGPQVTMRLTDPALYRSLVFKAELVAGEAYMDGTMRFEEGSTLRDFLTLFSINRLSLGKYPIQKVLRAVKMPFRKRLQSNRRGEAQQNVAHHYDLGNDFYKLFLDDNMLYSCAYFREPDDTLEQAQRNKLRLLAAKLDLKPGMKVLDIGCGWGDLALYLARLEEVEVVGVTLSKEQHALATKRAEDAGLSGRVRFELKDYRDVSERFDRIVSVGMFEHVGVQHYDEFFKKLNALMPDDGVAVIHSIGHMSPPGMTGPWIRKYIFPGGYSPALSEVVSVTERNSLWVTDIEVLRVHYATTLAHWGQRFEANRDKVIAMYDERFARMWEFYLISAEMTFRTGSQMVFHLQLSRKRDAAPIVRDYITDQQRLYIEKERSLGLGAQQPQLSLVTAQAEAGTSSAGP; encoded by the coding sequence ATGTTTCTGCTGTCGCATATGCTGAAGTCTTTCATTCGCAAGGGCCAACTCACCGTCATCGATGCAGAGGGAAAACGTCACGTCTTCGGCGGTGGCGAACCCGGCCCGCAGGTAACCATGCGGCTGACCGACCCGGCGCTCTATCGCAGTCTCGTCTTCAAGGCCGAGCTGGTTGCCGGCGAAGCCTATATGGACGGCACCATGCGCTTCGAGGAAGGCTCGACATTGCGCGACTTTCTCACCCTCTTCTCGATCAATCGCCTGTCGCTTGGCAAATATCCCATCCAGAAGGTCCTGCGCGCCGTAAAGATGCCGTTCCGCAAGCGGCTGCAATCCAATCGTCGCGGCGAAGCGCAACAGAACGTCGCGCACCACTACGATCTCGGCAACGACTTCTACAAACTCTTCCTCGACGACAACATGTTATATTCCTGCGCATATTTCCGCGAGCCGGACGATACGCTGGAGCAGGCCCAGCGCAACAAGCTGCGGCTGCTGGCCGCGAAACTCGATCTCAAGCCGGGCATGAAGGTCCTCGATATCGGCTGCGGCTGGGGCGACCTGGCGCTCTATCTGGCCCGCCTCGAGGAGGTCGAGGTCGTTGGCGTCACCCTGTCGAAGGAACAGCATGCCCTCGCCACAAAACGTGCCGAGGACGCTGGCCTGTCCGGTCGCGTGCGTTTCGAGCTGAAGGACTACCGCGATGTCAGCGAACGCTTCGACCGCATTGTTTCGGTCGGCATGTTCGAGCATGTCGGCGTCCAGCACTATGACGAATTCTTCAAGAAGCTGAACGCGCTGATGCCTGATGACGGTGTTGCGGTCATCCATTCCATCGGCCATATGAGCCCGCCCGGGATGACCGGTCCGTGGATCCGCAAATACATCTTTCCCGGCGGCTATTCGCCCGCCCTGTCGGAAGTCGTCTCCGTCACCGAACGAAACAGCCTGTGGGTCACCGACATCGAGGTGCTGCGCGTTCACTATGCGACGACGCTTGCCCATTGGGGTCAACGTTTCGAGGCCAACCGCGACAAGGTCATCGCGATGTATGACGAACGTTTTGCCCGAATGTGGGAATTTTACCTGATCAGCGCGGAGATGACCTTCCGCACCGGAAGCCAGATGGTGTTCCATCTGCAGCTGTCGCGCAAGCGCGATGCCGCACCGATCGTCCGCGACTACATCACCGACCAGCAGCGCCTGTATATCGAGAAGGAACGATCGCTGGGGCTCGGCGCACAGCAACCGCAGTTAAGCCTGGTCACCGCGCAAGCGGAAGCCGGCACGTCATCTGCTGGGCCGTGA
- a CDS encoding cell division protein ZapA: MAQVTVTIDGKAYRMACEEGQEGHLTELADQFDRYVSHLKSQFGEIGDLRITVMAGIMVMDELAEIKRRMTVMEGDLASLREGRDSAVSGASHREEQVVAALGELTDRLNGITRKLNGRPAVAARQDN, translated from the coding sequence ATGGCCCAAGTGACAGTCACGATCGACGGTAAAGCCTATCGCATGGCTTGCGAGGAAGGCCAGGAAGGCCATCTGACCGAACTTGCAGACCAGTTCGATCGCTATGTCAGCCATCTGAAAAGCCAGTTCGGCGAAATCGGCGACCTGCGCATCACGGTCATGGCCGGAATCATGGTGATGGACGAGCTTGCGGAAATCAAACGCCGGATGACGGTGATGGAAGGTGATCTCGCCAGTCTGCGTGAGGGCCGCGACAGCGCGGTCAGCGGTGCAAGCCATCGCGAAGAACAGGTTGTCGCCGCACTCGGGGAACTGACCGACCGGTTGAACGGCATCACCCGCAAGCTGAATGGCCGGCCTGCCGTCGCGGCGCGCCAGGACAACTGA
- a CDS encoding DUF4164 domain-containing protein codes for MPTGNSVDAALGALRQAIAGLESAVDGRIEAQRENSEVEGEVRRVHADRSRLAQELDQSEFRANRLEEVNREVSRRLVTAMETIRAVLDN; via the coding sequence ATGCCGACGGGAAATTCGGTCGATGCTGCGCTCGGGGCGCTTCGTCAGGCAATTGCCGGGCTGGAAAGTGCTGTCGATGGCCGCATCGAGGCGCAGCGCGAAAACAGTGAGGTCGAAGGCGAGGTGCGTCGTGTTCACGCCGATCGTTCGCGACTGGCGCAGGAACTCGATCAGTCGGAGTTTCGGGCTAACCGCCTGGAGGAAGTCAATCGCGAGGTGTCGCGGCGGCTTGTCACGGCGATGGAAACGATCCGCGCCGTGCTCGACAATTGA
- the tkt gene encoding transketolase: protein MISPEKHQRMANAIRFLAMDAVEKANSGHPGLPMGAADIATVLFSRYLKFDPKNPLWPDRDRFVLSAGHGSMLLYSLLYLTGYEDMTIEDIKQFRQLGSKTAGHPEYGHASGIETTTGPLGQGIANAVGMAIAERKLAEEFGSELQSHFTYALVGDGCLMEGISQEAIALAGHLKLNKLVVFWDDNKITIDGAVSLSDSTDQIARLKSAHWNTIEIDGHDQDAIAAAIEAAHKSDRPTFIACRTIIGFGAPNKQGTHKVHGSPLGAEEIAAARKSLNWESEAFVVPADVLDTWRLAGLRSTKARKEWEERLASSDAEKRAEFNRRFAGELPGSFDTTIDAFKKKIAANNPTVATRKASEDALEVINGLLPETLGGSADLTPSNNTKTSQMKAITPTDFSGRYMHYGIREHGMAAAMNGISLHGGLIPYAGGFLIFSDYCRPSVRLAALMGIRVVHVWTHDSIGVGEDGPTHQPVEHYAALRAIPNLLLFRPADETETAECWQIALKEKHRPSGLALTRQNLTPARTEYEEKNLSAYGAYELISASDAKVSIFASGSEVELAIKAQQTLAAKGISARVVSVPCFELFFEQSADYQKAIIGNAPVKIAVEAGIRQGWDAFIGNDGAFIGMKSFGASAPAKDLFKHFGITVEAVVSAAEAKLA from the coding sequence ATGATTTCTCCCGAAAAACATCAGCGGATGGCGAATGCGATCCGTTTCCTTGCCATGGATGCAGTGGAAAAGGCCAACTCCGGCCATCCCGGCCTGCCGATGGGCGCCGCCGACATCGCCACCGTTCTTTTCAGCCGCTATCTGAAGTTCGATCCGAAGAACCCGCTCTGGCCGGATCGCGATCGCTTCGTCCTGTCTGCCGGCCATGGCTCGATGTTGCTCTATTCGCTCCTCTATCTAACCGGATATGAGGACATGACGATCGAGGACATCAAGCAGTTCCGCCAGCTCGGCTCCAAGACCGCCGGCCACCCGGAGTACGGCCATGCCTCCGGTATCGAGACGACCACGGGTCCGCTCGGCCAGGGCATTGCCAATGCCGTCGGCATGGCGATCGCCGAACGCAAGCTGGCTGAAGAATTCGGCTCCGAGCTGCAGAGCCACTTCACCTATGCGCTGGTCGGCGACGGCTGCCTGATGGAGGGCATCAGCCAGGAAGCCATCGCGCTTGCCGGCCATCTGAAGCTGAACAAGCTCGTCGTCTTCTGGGACGACAACAAGATCACCATCGACGGCGCCGTATCGCTATCGGACTCGACCGACCAGATCGCCCGCCTGAAGTCGGCGCACTGGAACACGATCGAGATCGACGGTCACGATCAGGACGCCATCGCAGCGGCCATCGAAGCGGCGCACAAGTCTGACCGTCCGACCTTCATCGCCTGCCGGACGATCATCGGTTTTGGCGCACCCAACAAGCAGGGCACCCACAAGGTCCACGGCTCGCCGCTCGGCGCTGAAGAAATCGCAGCCGCCCGCAAGTCGCTGAACTGGGAATCGGAAGCCTTTGTTGTCCCGGCCGATGTGCTCGACACCTGGCGGCTCGCCGGCCTGCGTTCGACCAAGGCCCGCAAGGAATGGGAAGAGCGCCTCGCAAGCTCCGACGCTGAAAAGCGCGCCGAGTTCAACCGCCGCTTCGCCGGCGAACTCCCGGGCAGCTTCGACACCACGATCGATGCCTTCAAGAAGAAGATCGCCGCCAACAACCCGACCGTCGCCACCCGCAAGGCTTCGGAGGATGCGCTGGAAGTGATCAACGGTCTGTTGCCGGAAACGCTGGGCGGCTCTGCCGACCTGACGCCGTCGAACAACACCAAGACCAGCCAGATGAAGGCGATCACCCCGACCGACTTCTCCGGCCGCTACATGCATTACGGCATCCGCGAACACGGCATGGCCGCTGCCATGAACGGCATTTCGCTGCATGGCGGTCTGATCCCCTATGCCGGCGGCTTCCTGATCTTCTCGGATTATTGCCGCCCGTCGGTACGCCTCGCTGCCCTCATGGGCATTCGCGTCGTGCACGTCTGGACGCATGATTCGATCGGCGTCGGCGAAGACGGCCCGACCCATCAGCCCGTCGAGCACTATGCTGCCCTGCGCGCCATCCCGAACCTCCTGCTCTTCCGCCCGGCCGACGAGACCGAGACGGCCGAGTGCTGGCAGATTGCGCTGAAGGAAAAGCATCGTCCGTCCGGCCTGGCACTGACCCGCCAGAACCTGACGCCGGCGCGGACCGAATACGAGGAAAAGAACCTCTCGGCCTACGGCGCCTATGAGCTAATCTCGGCCAGCGATGCCAAGGTCTCGATCTTTGCATCCGGTTCGGAAGTCGAGTTGGCGATCAAGGCGCAGCAGACACTGGCAGCCAAGGGCATTTCCGCCCGCGTCGTCTCGGTACCGTGCTTCGAACTGTTCTTCGAACAGTCCGCCGACTACCAGAAGGCCATCATCGGCAATGCGCCGGTCAAGATCGCCGTTGAAGCCGGCATCCGCCAGGGCTGGGACGCGTTCATCGGCAATGACGGCGCCTTCATCGGCATGAAGTCCTTCGGTGCCTCCGCGCCGGCCAAGGATCTCTTCAAGCACTTCGGCATCACGGTTGAAGCCGTGGTTTCCGCCGCCGAAGCCAAGCTCGCATGA